From Coffea arabica cultivar ET-39 chromosome 2e, Coffea Arabica ET-39 HiFi, whole genome shotgun sequence, the proteins below share one genomic window:
- the LOC113729970 gene encoding hydroxyproline O-galactosyltransferase HPGT1 isoform X2, whose protein sequence is MIAEQLHFDVTLLWQDAEERVLLTKELDRITGQGHSAISVDDTLKIIACREQKKKLSALEMELVAARQEGFVSSHLPEKNSISNKRPLVVIGILTGFSHKSKRDAIRKAWMGAGKVLKKIEDEKGIIARFVIGRSSNRGDSLDRSIDNENKETNDFLILENHVEALEEQPNKTKSFFAYAAENWDADFFAKINDDVYLNIDALGNTLAGYVDKPRVYVGCMKSGEVFSEQSHRWYEPDWWKFGDGKTYFRHASGEMFVVSKALAKFISINRSILRAYAHDDVTVGSWFIGSDVKYVDERKFCCSSWSTGAICSGV, encoded by the exons ATGATCGCGGAGCAACTGCATTTCGATGTTACGTT ATTATGGCAGGATGCGGAAGAGAGGGTTCTCTTGACAAAGGAGCTTGATAGAATTACTGGGCAG GGACATTCAGCAATATCAGTGGACGATACTCTAAAAATTATTGCTTGCAG ggaacaaaagaagaaattgtcTGCACTGGAGATGGAACTGGTGGCAGCTAGACAGGAGGGATTCGTTTCCAGTCACTTGCCAGAGAAAAATAGTATTTCTAATAAAAGGCCTCTAGTAGTGATAGGAATACTTACAGGATTTAGTCACAAGAGCAAGAGAGATGCTATACGCAAGGCTTGGATGGGAGCTG GCAAAGTGTTGAAAAAGATAGAGGATGAGAAGGGAATAATTGCACGTTTTGTTATTGGGAGGAG TTCTAACCGTGGAGACAGCTTGGACAGAAGCATTGACAATGAAAATAAAGAGACCAATGATTTTCTCATTCTT GAAAACCATGTTGAGGCACTTGAAGAACAGCCAAACAAGACAAAATCATTTTTTGCTTATGCTGCAGAAAATTGGGATGCTGACTTCTTTGCAAAAATCAATGATGATGTCTATTTGAATATAG ATGCATTAGGAAATACACTCGCTGGATATGTGGACAAGCCTCGTGTATATGTTGGGTGTATGAAGTCAGGCGAAGTATTTTCTGAACA GAGCCACAGGTGGTATGAACCAGATTGGTGGAAATTTGGAGATGGAAAAAC GTACTTTCGCCATGCATCAGGTGAAATGTTTGTTGTATCCAAGGCTTTGGCTAAGTTTATCTCAATAAATAG ATCCATTCTTAGAGCCTATGCTCATGATGATGTTACTGTTGGTTCTTGGTTTATTGGCTCTGATGTCAAATATGTAGATGAGAGGAAGTTTTGCTGCTCATCTTGGTCAACAG GAGCCATATGCTCAGGAGTATGA
- the LOC113729970 gene encoding hydroxyproline O-galactosyltransferase HPGT1 isoform X1: MQTKVSNANRHSGIVIRSRTSTMMLSMFATLASFYVAGRLWQDAEERVLLTKELDRITGQGHSAISVDDTLKIIACREQKKKLSALEMELVAARQEGFVSSHLPEKNSISNKRPLVVIGILTGFSHKSKRDAIRKAWMGAGKVLKKIEDEKGIIARFVIGRSSNRGDSLDRSIDNENKETNDFLILENHVEALEEQPNKTKSFFAYAAENWDADFFAKINDDVYLNIDALGNTLAGYVDKPRVYVGCMKSGEVFSEQSHRWYEPDWWKFGDGKTYFRHASGEMFVVSKALAKFISINRSILRAYAHDDVTVGSWFIGSDVKYVDERKFCCSSWSTGAICSGV, translated from the exons atgcagaCTAAGGTCTCAAATGCTAATCGGCATTCCGGAATAGTGATTCGATCTCGGACTTCAACGATGATGTTATCCATGTTCGCCACCTTAGCTTCCTTTTACGTTGCCGGCAG ATTATGGCAGGATGCGGAAGAGAGGGTTCTCTTGACAAAGGAGCTTGATAGAATTACTGGGCAG GGACATTCAGCAATATCAGTGGACGATACTCTAAAAATTATTGCTTGCAG ggaacaaaagaagaaattgtcTGCACTGGAGATGGAACTGGTGGCAGCTAGACAGGAGGGATTCGTTTCCAGTCACTTGCCAGAGAAAAATAGTATTTCTAATAAAAGGCCTCTAGTAGTGATAGGAATACTTACAGGATTTAGTCACAAGAGCAAGAGAGATGCTATACGCAAGGCTTGGATGGGAGCTG GCAAAGTGTTGAAAAAGATAGAGGATGAGAAGGGAATAATTGCACGTTTTGTTATTGGGAGGAG TTCTAACCGTGGAGACAGCTTGGACAGAAGCATTGACAATGAAAATAAAGAGACCAATGATTTTCTCATTCTT GAAAACCATGTTGAGGCACTTGAAGAACAGCCAAACAAGACAAAATCATTTTTTGCTTATGCTGCAGAAAATTGGGATGCTGACTTCTTTGCAAAAATCAATGATGATGTCTATTTGAATATAG ATGCATTAGGAAATACACTCGCTGGATATGTGGACAAGCCTCGTGTATATGTTGGGTGTATGAAGTCAGGCGAAGTATTTTCTGAACA GAGCCACAGGTGGTATGAACCAGATTGGTGGAAATTTGGAGATGGAAAAAC GTACTTTCGCCATGCATCAGGTGAAATGTTTGTTGTATCCAAGGCTTTGGCTAAGTTTATCTCAATAAATAG ATCCATTCTTAGAGCCTATGCTCATGATGATGTTACTGTTGGTTCTTGGTTTATTGGCTCTGATGTCAAATATGTAGATGAGAGGAAGTTTTGCTGCTCATCTTGGTCAACAG GAGCCATATGCTCAGGAGTATGA
- the LOC113729971 gene encoding ABC transporter C family member 10-like: MVDLWSMFCGASDCTDSSRKFCGANLVSAALSSSCINHALITSFDVLLLIVFLAIFFSRPSSKFPWTHAQTRRISGLQLISATFNGLLGLSYLCAGIWVLVRELRKTHSALPLHWWLLLTFHGLTCLLVGLTVSLRGKVFSQAPLRLLSILVFLFSGIACGFSLVTAILDKEVSVRMGLYILSLIGACLLLLCTYKGYKYEDSTENDLSAPLNGVASGKGKLDSVGSVTPFEKAGFISKMSFWWLNPLMKRGKEKTLEDEDIPNLREEDRAQSCYLLFVDIYNKRKQVEPLAQPSVLKTILICHWREIFISGFFAFLKIVTVSAGPLLLKAFIQVAEGKESFEYEGYVLAVLLFISKNLESLSQRQWYFRSRVVGVKVRSLLTAATYKKQLRLSNTAKLMHSSGEIMNYVTVDAYRIGEFPFWFHQTWTTSLQLIFALLILYSAVGLATIASLVVIVLTVLCNTPLAKLQHKFQSKLMVAQDDRLKAISEALVSMKVLKLYAWESHFKKVIENLRQVEEKWLSAVQLRKAYNSFLFWSSPVLVSATTFGACYFLGIPLYASNVFTFVATLRLVQDPIRSIPDVIGVVIQAKVSFKRIVKFLEAPELDVANVRQKCLGENTSRNIIIRSACLSWEENSLKPSLRNINLEVRRGEKVAICGEVGSGKSTLLAAILGEVPVTCGTVRVHGTIAYVSQSAWIQTGSIRDNILFGSPMDYQRYQQTLEKCSLVKDFELLPHGDLTEIGERGVNLSGGQKQRIQLARALYQNADIYLLDDPFSAVDAHTATSLFNDYVMGALTGKTVLLVTHQVDFLPAFDCVLFMSDGEILNAAPYHQLLAFSKEFQSLVDAHKETAGSERISEVTSSPSPKAPNKEIRKTYSEKGSKASAGDQLIKQEEREVGDTGFRPYIQYLNQNKGFLFFSVAAFSHLTFVIGQISQNSWMAANVDNPEVSTLKLIVVYLVIGFSSTFLLLSRSLSTVVLGLQSSKSLFLQLLNSLFRAPMAFYDSTPLGRILSRVSVDLSIVDLDVPFNLIFSVGSTINFYSSLVVLTVVTWQILVVSIPLVYLAIRLQRYYFASAKELMRINGTTKSFVANHLAESLAGCMTIRAFEQEERFFVKNLELVDTNASPFFHNFAANEWLIQRLETVSATVLASSALCMVLLPPGTFSSGFIGMALSYGLSLNMSLVFSIQNQCTLANYIISVERLYQYMHIPSEAPEVIECNRPPTNWPIVGKVEIQDLQIKYRSDGPLVLRGISCTFEGGHKIGIVGRTGSGKTTLIGALFRLVEPVGGRILVDGIDICAIGLHDLRSRFGIMPQDPTLFNGSVRYNLDPLGQHTDPEIWEVLEKCQLKDAIREKEEGLDSLVVEDGSNWSMGQRQLFCLGRALLRRSKILVLDEATASIDNATDLILQKTIRAEFADCTVITVAHRIPTVMDCTKVLAISEGKLVEYDEPMELMKREGSLFGKLVKEYWSHYRSAELQ; this comes from the exons ATGGTGGATCTTTGGAGTATGTTTTGCGGGGCATCTGATTGTACTGACAGCAGTAGGAAGTTTTGCGGTGCTAATTTAGTCTCTGCAGCACTCTCCTCCTCGTGTATTAATCATGCCTTGATCACTTCCTTCGATGTTTTGCTCCTAATTGTGTTCCTAGCCATTTTTTTCTCCAGACCCTCGTCAAAATTCCCATGGACGCATGCGCAAACTCGTCGTATTTCAGGATTGCAGTTGATATCTGCCACTTTCAATGGTCTTCTTGGACTTTCATATTTGTGTGCGGGGATTTGGGTGTTGGTAAGAGAGTTACGGAAAACCCACAGTGCATTGCCTCTCCATTGGTGGTTGCTGCTAACTTTCCATGGGTTGACGTGCTTATTAGTGGGTTTAACTGTGAGCCTTAGGGGAAAGGTTTTTTCACAAGCACCTTTGAGGCTGTTGTCCATTCTTGTATTCTTGTTTTCGGGAATTGCATGTGGATTCTCTCTTGTGACTGCCATTCTCGATAAAGAGGTGTCAGTTAGGATGGGGTTATACATATTGTCTTTGATAGGAGCATGTTTACTGTTGTTGTGCACCTACAAAGGTTACAAATATGAGGATAGCACTGAAAATGATCTTAGTGCCCCCTTAAATGGCGTGGCCAGTGGAAAAGGCAAACTTGATTCTGTTGGCAGTGTCACTCCATTTGAGAAAGCTGGATTTATCAGTAAAATGTCATTTTGGTGGTTGAATCCATTGATGAAAAGGGGAAAGGAGAAGACTCTGGAGGATGAAGACATACCCAACTTGCGTGAGGAAGATCGAGCACAGTCCTGTTACTTGCTGTTTGTGGATATATATAACAAACGGAAACAAGTTGAGCCACTAGCCCAACCATCAGTGTTGAAGACAATCTTGATATGCCACTGGAGGGAGATCTTCATATCAGGGTTTTTCGCATTTCTGAAAATAGTGACCGTCTCTGCTGGTCCTCTTCTACTAAAAGCCTTCATTCAGGTTGCAGAAGGAAAAGAGAGTTTTGAATATGAAGGTTATGTCTTGGCTGTTTTGCTTTTTATCTCAAAGAACTTGGAATCTTTGTCCCAAAGACAGTGGTATTTCAGGAGCAGAGTAGTAGGTGTGAAAGTAAGGTCCTTGTTAACGGCAGCCACTTATAAGAAGCAACTAAGACTATCCAATACTGCCAAGTTGATGCACTCAAGCGGTGAGATAATGAACTATGTTACAGTGGATGCCTACCGGATTGGAGAATTTCCTTTCTGGTTTCATCAGACCTGGACAACGAGTCTCCAGCTCATCTTTGCACTTTTAATTCTCTACAGTGCTGTCGGGCTTGCTACAATTGCATCGTTGGTGGTAATAGTTCTTACCGTTCTTTGTAATACTCCCCTTGCAAAATTACAGCACAAATTCCAATCTAAGCTTATGGTGGCACAAGATGACAGGCTAAAGGCTATTTCAGAGGCACTTGTCAGTATGAAGGTTTTGAAATTATATGCCTGGGAAAGCCATTTCAAGAAGGTTATTGAGAATCTAAGGCAGGTTGAAGAAAAATGGTTGTCAGCTGTTCAGCTGCGTAAAGCATATAATAGCTTTCTTTTTTGGTCATCCCCTGTACTTGTCTCTGCTACAACATTTGGGGCTTGCTATTTCCTTGGTATTCCACTATATGCAAGCAACGTTTTCACATTTGTAGCAACATTACGACTGGTTCAGGACCCTATTAGATCTATTCCTGATGTTATTGGAGTAGTCATTCAAGCTAAGGTTTCTTTTAAGAGGATTGTGAAGTTTCTTGAGGCACCTGAATTGGATGTAGCAAATGTGAGGCAGAAATGCCTTGGAGAAAACACAAGTCGAAACATTATTATAAGATCTGCTTGCCTCTCGTGGGAAGAGAATTCATTGAAACCCTCTCTTAGAAACATTAATCTCGAGGTTAGACGTGGTGAGAAGGTTGCTATATGTGGGGAGGTGGGCTCGGGTAAGTCAACACTTCTAGCTGCAATTCTTGGAGAGGTTCCAGTTACCTGTGGAACT GTTCGAGTGCATGGAACTATTGCCTATGTTTCCCAATCAGCATGGATTCAGACTGGAAGTATTCGAGACAATATTTTATTTGGGTCTCCAATGGATTACCAGAGATACCAACAAACATTAGAAAAATGTTCATTGGTAAAGGATTTTGAGTTGCTTCCGCATGGTGATCTCACTGAAATTGGTGAAAGGGGAGTTAATCTCAGCGGTGGACAGAAGCAACGGATTCAACTTGCACGGGCTTTATATCAGAATGCTGACATATATCTATTGGATGATCCCTTCAGTGCTGTTGATGCACACACTGCCACGAGCTTATTCAAT GATTATGTCATGGGAGCTCTGACTGGGAAGACTGTCTTACTTGTAACCCATCAAGTTGATTTTCTTCCTGCATTTGATTGTGTTCTG TTTATGTCAGATGGCGAGATTCTCAATGCAGCTCCCTATCATCAGTTACTAGCCTTTAGTAAAGAATTTCAGAGTTTGGTTGATGCACACAAAGAGACTGCAGGTTCTGAGAGGATTTCCGAAGTTACTTCCTCCCCGAGTCCTAAAGCTCCTAACAAAGAAATCCGCAAGACATACAGTGAGAAAGGTTCTAAAGCATCTGCAGGTGATCAGTTGATCAAGCAAGAAGAGAGAGAAGTCGGGGACACTGGCTTTAGGCCTTACATTCAGTATTTAAATCAGAACAAAGGCTTCTTGTTCTTTTCTGTGGCTGCTTTCTCTCATCTTACTTTCGTGATTGGTCAGATATCACAGAACTCTTGGATGGCTGCAAATGTTGACAATCCTGAAGTTAGCACGCTGAAACTGATTGTAGTCTACTTGGTGATTGGGTTTTCGTCAACATTTCTTCTGCTCAGTAGATCTCTGAGCACAGTTGTTTTGGGTCTGCAATCTTCAAaatcattatttcttcagctaTTGAATTCTCTTTTCCGCGCGCCCATGGCATTTTATGACTCAACGCCTTTGGGAAGGATATTAAGCCGG GTCTCGGTTGATCTGAGCATTGTTGATCTCGATGTTCCATTCAACTTGATTTTTTCTGTTGGATCAACTATAAATTTTTACTCTAGTCTTGTGGTGCTAACTGTAGTCACCTGGCAAATTTTGGTTGTCTCGATACCACTGGTCTATTTGGCTATTCGATTACAG AGATATTACTTTGCCTCTGCTAAAGAGTTGATGCGTATTAACGGCACAACCAAGTCTTTTGTTGCAAATCATCTTGCTGAATCTTTGGCAGGGTGCATGACAATCAGAGCTTTCGAACAAGAAGAGCGTTTCTTTGTTAAGAACCTAGAACTTGTTGACACAAATGCCAGCCCTTTCTTCCACAATTTTGCAGCTAATGAGTGGTTGATTCAACGATTGGAGACAGTCAGTGCCACAGTTCTTGCCTCCTCAGCTCTCTGCATGGTTTTACTTCCTCCTGGAACTTTTAGCTCCG GATTTATCGGAATGGCTTTGTCCTATGGTCTTTCATTAAATATGTCCCTTGTGTTTTCCATCCAAAACCAGTGTACTCTGGCAAATTATATAATTTCTGTGGAGAGGCTTTACCAATACATGCACATACCAAGTGAAGCTCCTGAAGTCATAGAATGTAATCGACCGCCAACCAATTGGCCAATAGTGGGTAAAGTAGAGATTCAAGATTTGCAG ATCAAGTATCGTTCTGATGGCCCGCTTGTTCTTCGTGGGATCAGCTGTACATTCGAAGGAGGGCATAAAATTGGTATTGTTGGGCGAACTGGTAGTGGGAAGACTACTCTGATTGGTGCGCTCTTTCGTCTGGTGGAGCCAGTTGGTGGAAGAATCTTAGTAGATGGAATCGACATCTGTGCAATTGGACTCCATGACTTGAGGTCACGTTTTGGGATTATGCCACAGGATCCTACTCTTTTCAATGGAAGTGTGAGATACAACTTAGATCCTTTGGGGCAACACACTGATCCGGAAATATGGGAG GTTCTTGAGAAGTGTCAACTCAAAGACGCTATTCGGGAGAAAGAAGAAGGCCTCGACTCCTTGG TTGTGGAAGACGGATCAAACTGGAGCATGGGGCAGAGGCAATTGTTCTGTCTTGGCCGTGCTCTGCTGAGAAGAAGCAAGATATTGGTTCTTGATGAAGCAACTGCATCAATAGACAATGCTACTGACTTGATTTTACAGAAAACTATCAGGGCAGAATTTGCTGATTGCACGGTGATTACGGTGGCTCACAGAATACCAACAGTGATGGACTGCACTAAGGTTTTGGCTATTAGTGAGG GGAAACTTGTGGAGTATGATGAACCAATGGAGTTGATGAAAAGAGAAGGTTCACTGTTTGGCAAGCTCGTGAAGGAATATTGGTCTCATTATCGCTCTGCAGAATTACAGTGA
- the LOC113729970 gene encoding hydroxyproline O-galactosyltransferase HPGT1 isoform X3, protein MQTKVSNANRHSGIVIRSRTSTMMLSMFATLASFYVAGRLWQDAEERVLLTKELDRITGQGHSAISVDDTLKIIACREQKKKLSALEMELVAARQEGFVSSHLPEKNSISNKRPLVVIGILTGFSHKSKRDAIRKAWMGAGKVLKKIEDEKGIIARFVIGRSSNRGDSLDRSIDNENKETNDFLILENHVEALEEQPNKTKSFFAYAAENWDADFFAKINDDVYLNIDALGNTLAGYVDKPRVYVGCMKSGEVFSEQSHRWYEPDWWKFGDGKTYFRHASGEMFVVSKALAKFISINR, encoded by the exons atgcagaCTAAGGTCTCAAATGCTAATCGGCATTCCGGAATAGTGATTCGATCTCGGACTTCAACGATGATGTTATCCATGTTCGCCACCTTAGCTTCCTTTTACGTTGCCGGCAG ATTATGGCAGGATGCGGAAGAGAGGGTTCTCTTGACAAAGGAGCTTGATAGAATTACTGGGCAG GGACATTCAGCAATATCAGTGGACGATACTCTAAAAATTATTGCTTGCAG ggaacaaaagaagaaattgtcTGCACTGGAGATGGAACTGGTGGCAGCTAGACAGGAGGGATTCGTTTCCAGTCACTTGCCAGAGAAAAATAGTATTTCTAATAAAAGGCCTCTAGTAGTGATAGGAATACTTACAGGATTTAGTCACAAGAGCAAGAGAGATGCTATACGCAAGGCTTGGATGGGAGCTG GCAAAGTGTTGAAAAAGATAGAGGATGAGAAGGGAATAATTGCACGTTTTGTTATTGGGAGGAG TTCTAACCGTGGAGACAGCTTGGACAGAAGCATTGACAATGAAAATAAAGAGACCAATGATTTTCTCATTCTT GAAAACCATGTTGAGGCACTTGAAGAACAGCCAAACAAGACAAAATCATTTTTTGCTTATGCTGCAGAAAATTGGGATGCTGACTTCTTTGCAAAAATCAATGATGATGTCTATTTGAATATAG ATGCATTAGGAAATACACTCGCTGGATATGTGGACAAGCCTCGTGTATATGTTGGGTGTATGAAGTCAGGCGAAGTATTTTCTGAACA GAGCCACAGGTGGTATGAACCAGATTGGTGGAAATTTGGAGATGGAAAAAC GTACTTTCGCCATGCATCAGGTGAAATGTTTGTTGTATCCAAGGCTTTGGCTAAGTTTATCTCAATAAATAG ATGA